In a genomic window of Nodosilinea sp. E11:
- the psbA gene encoding photosystem II q(b) protein, with amino-acid sequence MTTTLQRQQSASLWEQFCQWVTSTENRLYVGWFGVLMIPTLLAATACFVVAFIAAPPVDIDGIREPVAGSLMYGNNIISGAVVPSSNAIGLHFYPIWEAASLDEWLYNGGPYQLVIFHFLIGVFCYMGREWELSYRLGMRPWICVAYSAPVAAASAVFLIYPLGQGSFSDGMPLGISGTFNFMLVFQAEHNILMHPFHMLGVAGVFGGSLFSAMHGSLVTSSLVRETTETESQNYGYKFGQEEETYNIVAAHGYFGRLIFQYASFNNSRSLHFFLGAWPVIGIWFTALGISTMAFNLNGFNFNQSILDSQGRVIGTWADVINRANLGMEVMHERNAHNFPLDLATAEAPEIIG; translated from the coding sequence ATGACCACGACTCTCCAAAGACAACAATCTGCCTCCCTGTGGGAGCAGTTTTGCCAGTGGGTCACCAGCACCGAGAACCGCCTGTATGTGGGCTGGTTCGGCGTACTGATGATTCCCACCCTGCTGGCTGCTACCGCCTGCTTCGTGGTTGCGTTTATCGCAGCCCCTCCCGTCGACATCGACGGCATCCGTGAGCCCGTCGCTGGCTCTTTGATGTACGGCAACAACATCATCTCCGGTGCGGTTGTGCCGTCCTCTAACGCCATCGGCCTGCACTTCTACCCCATCTGGGAAGCCGCTTCCCTCGATGAGTGGCTGTACAACGGTGGCCCTTACCAGTTGGTGATTTTCCACTTCCTCATTGGCGTCTTCTGCTACATGGGTCGTGAGTGGGAACTGAGCTACCGCCTGGGCATGCGCCCCTGGATCTGCGTGGCTTACAGCGCACCTGTGGCCGCTGCTTCCGCTGTGTTCTTGATCTACCCCCTGGGTCAAGGCTCCTTCTCTGACGGCATGCCTTTGGGTATCTCGGGTACCTTCAACTTCATGCTAGTGTTCCAGGCTGAGCACAATATTCTGATGCACCCCTTCCACATGCTGGGTGTAGCCGGTGTGTTTGGTGGTTCTTTGTTCTCGGCTATGCACGGTTCACTGGTGACCAGTTCACTGGTGCGTGAGACCACCGAGACCGAGTCTCAGAACTACGGCTACAAGTTTGGCCAAGAAGAAGAGACCTACAACATCGTTGCAGCCCACGGCTACTTCGGTCGTCTGATCTTCCAATATGCCAGCTTCAACAACAGCCGCAGCCTGCACTTCTTCTTGGGTGCGTGGCCTGTGATTGGCATCTGGTTCACCGCACTGGGCATCAGCACGATGGCGTTCAACCTGAACGGGTTCAACTTCAACCAGTCGATCCTTGACTCACAGGGTCGTGTGATTGGCACCTGGGCTGACGTGATCAACCGGGCGAACCTGGGTATGGAAGTGATGCACGAGCGCAATGCTCACAACTTCCCCCTCGACCTCGCTACCGCTGAGGCTCCTGAAATCATCGGCTAG
- a CDS encoding succinate dehydrogenase cytochrome b subunit: protein MTNTLKSPDSTDNPPPTASPLLRFYRSPLGKKLITGATGLGLAIFVLAHMAGNLVLFISRDAYNAYAHLIETLGFAFYALELLLLAVVLLHASVGIEIFVRRRQARPQGYSTYQSVGNPSYQTLSSRTMIVTGAVLAVFLLFHLHNFKFGIYYPTQLGGQTVRDLARLVIEDFHRLPYVVGYTTVMVLLASHLRHGLWSALQSIGLLNARVRPVVYGASALVGAGIAVGFIVLPWAIYLGLVR from the coding sequence ATGACCAACACCCTCAAATCCCCAGACTCTACCGATAACCCGCCGCCCACTGCCTCTCCTCTGCTGCGGTTCTATCGATCGCCCCTAGGTAAAAAGCTGATCACTGGAGCCACTGGACTAGGCCTAGCAATTTTTGTGCTGGCTCATATGGCTGGCAATCTGGTGCTCTTCATCAGCCGCGATGCCTACAACGCCTATGCCCACTTGATCGAAACCCTGGGGTTTGCTTTCTATGCCCTAGAGCTACTGCTGCTGGCGGTGGTGCTGCTGCATGCCTCAGTGGGCATTGAGATTTTTGTGCGGCGGCGGCAGGCCCGGCCCCAGGGCTATAGTACTTACCAATCGGTGGGCAATCCCAGCTACCAAACCCTCAGCTCCCGCACCATGATTGTGACGGGTGCTGTGCTGGCGGTGTTTTTGCTGTTTCACCTGCACAACTTTAAGTTTGGCATTTACTACCCCACCCAACTCGGTGGTCAAACCGTACGCGATCTAGCGCGCCTAGTGATCGAAGACTTTCACAGACTGCCCTACGTCGTAGGCTACACCACCGTGATGGTGCTGCTGGCCTCTCACCTGCGTCATGGGTTGTGGAGCGCCTTGCAATCCATCGGGTTGCTCAATGCCAGGGTGCGACCTGTGGTTTACGGAGCGAGTGCGTTAGTTGGGGCCGGGATTGCGGTTGGCTTTATTGTGTTGCCCTGGGCAATCTACCTGGGCTTGGTGAGGTAG
- a CDS encoding SirB1 family protein, with translation MKNSALPSKHLYDELQRSPDQVSLARAALYIAQEDYPHLVVEDYLAMLDRMAATLSQQLPADRYPLRMIHAINGYLFTELNFRGNSIDYYDPRNSFLNEVLERRVGIPITLSLVYLELAQRVGFPMVGVSVPGHFLIRPTVDEMDLFIDPFHQGEILFEQDCRHRLKQMFGEAAQLEPQHLAPITPATFLVRMLTNLKLIYLQNRDVPKALNAINRILLIYPEAVSEWRDRGLINYQQGLLHKAQIDLERYLYQYPDAADAFEIRRVIEQIESVQDEP, from the coding sequence ATGAAGAATTCTGCATTGCCCAGTAAGCATCTTTACGATGAGTTGCAACGTTCGCCAGACCAGGTCAGTCTAGCGAGGGCAGCTCTGTACATCGCCCAAGAAGACTATCCCCATCTAGTGGTAGAAGACTATCTGGCGATGCTCGATCGCATGGCAGCCACCCTTAGCCAGCAACTGCCTGCCGATCGGTACCCGCTGAGAATGATTCACGCCATCAACGGCTATCTGTTTACCGAGCTTAACTTTCGCGGCAACAGCATCGACTACTACGACCCGCGCAACAGCTTTCTCAACGAGGTCCTAGAGCGACGGGTGGGTATTCCCATTACCCTGTCGCTGGTGTATTTAGAGCTAGCCCAGCGGGTGGGATTTCCCATGGTGGGCGTGAGCGTGCCGGGGCATTTTCTCATTCGCCCCACAGTAGATGAGATGGATTTGTTTATTGACCCCTTTCACCAAGGGGAAATTCTCTTTGAGCAAGACTGTAGACATCGCTTAAAACAGATGTTTGGCGAGGCGGCACAGCTTGAACCGCAGCACCTGGCCCCCATTACTCCGGCCACGTTTTTGGTGAGAATGCTGACCAATCTGAAGCTAATTTACTTGCAAAATCGAGATGTACCTAAGGCCCTAAATGCCATCAATCGCATTTTGCTGATTTACCCTGAAGCCGTGAGCGAATGGCGCGATCGCGGCTTGATCAACTACCAACAGGGGCTACTCCATAAGGCCCAGATTGACCTAGAGCGTTATCTCTACCAATATCCCGATGCCGCCGATGCTTTTGAAATTCGCCGAGTGATTGAGCAAATCGAGAGCGTGCAGGATGAACCATGA
- a CDS encoding FAD-binding oxidoreductase → MTLTERMLSGLPGNPLMGLQRADELWLRYRTGSLPATQVIHQATTPLASIEWDVVICGGTLGVLVGAGLAQRGWRVALLERGVLQGREQEWNISRRELAALVDLGLLTETELDSAIASEYNPARIQFGDGDPLWVEDVLNVGIDPRELLEQLKAKFLQAGGKLFEHTAFDSAWVHPNGVLVKAGESLTTRLLIDAMGHFSPLVNQARGAAKPDAVCLVVGTCAQGFPQNDTGDLIASFTPLRHQCQYFWEAFPARDGRTTYMFSYMDADPRRLSLSEFFEEYWTLLPEYQGVTLADLQVKRALFGFFPCYKNSPLRYPWGRTLAVGDSSGSQSPLSFGGFGAMIRHLERLVTGIDEALGCDRLTASALGALQPYQPNLSVTWLFQKSMSVRVDQSLSDQHINTMLTAIFTAMAGLGEPTLKPFLQDVVQFQALSKTLAATSLKYPGLVTKIIPQVGIGALANWLGHYGSLAGYSALAPLVRALGPVFESLPPVQRYYSHRWQDRLFYGSGKDYDA, encoded by the coding sequence ATGACGCTGACTGAACGCATGCTCTCGGGTCTGCCCGGCAATCCCCTGATGGGCCTTCAGCGGGCCGACGAGCTGTGGCTGCGCTACCGCACCGGCAGCCTACCTGCCACACAAGTTATTCACCAGGCTACAACGCCGCTAGCATCGATCGAGTGGGATGTGGTGATCTGCGGTGGCACCCTGGGGGTGCTGGTGGGGGCCGGGCTGGCCCAACGGGGCTGGCGCGTGGCCTTGCTAGAGCGCGGTGTGCTCCAGGGGCGCGAGCAAGAGTGGAACATCTCGCGGCGGGAACTGGCGGCGCTGGTAGACCTGGGGCTGTTGACAGAAACCGAGCTAGATTCTGCGATCGCCTCAGAGTACAACCCCGCCCGCATTCAGTTTGGCGATGGAGACCCTCTCTGGGTGGAGGATGTGCTGAATGTCGGGATAGACCCTAGAGAGCTGCTAGAGCAGCTCAAGGCTAAGTTTTTACAGGCGGGGGGCAAGCTGTTTGAGCACACCGCCTTTGACTCGGCCTGGGTGCATCCTAACGGGGTGCTGGTCAAAGCGGGTGAATCCCTAACCACGCGGTTGCTGATCGACGCTATGGGGCACTTTTCGCCCCTGGTCAACCAGGCGCGGGGGGCCGCCAAGCCCGATGCGGTGTGCCTGGTGGTGGGTACCTGTGCCCAGGGCTTTCCTCAAAATGACACAGGGGATTTGATCGCCTCGTTCACTCCCCTGCGGCACCAGTGCCAGTACTTTTGGGAGGCATTTCCGGCGCGGGATGGGCGCACCACCTATATGTTTAGCTATATGGATGCCGACCCCCGGCGGCTGAGTCTGAGCGAGTTTTTTGAAGAATATTGGACGCTGCTACCGGAGTATCAGGGCGTGACCCTGGCCGATTTGCAGGTCAAACGGGCGCTGTTTGGCTTTTTTCCCTGCTACAAAAACAGCCCGCTGCGATATCCCTGGGGGCGCACCCTGGCGGTGGGCGACAGCAGTGGTAGCCAGTCACCACTCAGCTTCGGCGGGTTTGGAGCCATGATTCGCCATCTAGAGCGGTTGGTAACAGGAATTGATGAGGCTCTAGGATGCGATCGCCTCACCGCCTCTGCTCTCGGTGCCCTTCAGCCCTACCAGCCCAATCTATCTGTCACCTGGCTTTTTCAGAAATCGATGAGCGTACGGGTAGATCAATCTCTCTCTGACCAGCACATCAACACGATGCTGACGGCAATTTTTACCGCTATGGCAGGGCTGGGAGAGCCAACCCTCAAACCCTTTTTGCAGGATGTGGTGCAATTTCAGGCTCTGAGCAAGACCCTGGCGGCGACGTCGTTAAAATATCCAGGTTTGGTGACTAAAATCATTCCTCAGGTAGGGATAGGGGCTTTGGCCAATTGGTTGGGGCACTATGGTAGTCTGGCCGGGTACAGCGCTTTAGCACCCCTAGTTCGTGCCCTTGGGCCCGTATTTGAGTCACTGCCTCCGGTTCAGCGATACTATAGCCATCGTTGGCAAGACAGGCTGTTCTACGGCAGCGGCAAGGACTACGACGCTTAA
- the deoC gene encoding deoxyribose-phosphate aldolase, with amino-acid sequence MTRRPTAEEGIDLAPYIDHSLLNPIATSEQVAQWCAECDRYGFAAVCIAPSHVAQAVDLLHNSKVKVCTVIGFPTGAATSATKLYEAQEAAERGADELDVVINLGWLKEGKTEAIHREIATICEETGLLVKAILETAVLSSAEIALAAEVCMDAGVSFLKTSTGWQGGATVEVVRQLWQLTQGRVGIKASGGIGTAAQAVALVQEGATRIGTSRGVELLRQQKEDPIQS; translated from the coding sequence ATGACCCGACGACCCACGGCAGAAGAGGGGATCGATCTAGCACCTTATATAGATCACTCGCTGCTCAACCCCATCGCAACCTCAGAGCAGGTGGCCCAGTGGTGTGCAGAGTGCGATCGCTACGGGTTTGCGGCGGTGTGCATTGCCCCTAGCCATGTGGCCCAGGCCGTCGATCTGTTGCACAACAGCAAGGTCAAAGTCTGTACTGTAATTGGCTTTCCCACCGGGGCCGCCACCTCAGCCACTAAGCTCTATGAAGCCCAAGAGGCCGCTGAGCGTGGTGCTGACGAACTCGACGTGGTGATCAACCTGGGCTGGCTCAAAGAGGGTAAAACAGAAGCCATTCATCGCGAAATCGCCACCATCTGCGAAGAAACGGGTCTCCTGGTCAAAGCCATTCTCGAAACTGCCGTTCTCAGCTCTGCTGAGATCGCCCTTGCGGCCGAAGTCTGTATGGATGCCGGAGTGAGCTTTCTCAAAACCAGCACCGGTTGGCAGGGCGGAGCCACGGTCGAAGTCGTGCGCCAGCTCTGGCAACTCACCCAGGGGCGGGTGGGCATTAAAGCCTCGGGCGGTATTGGCACCGCCGCCCAGGCGGTAGCCCTGGTGCAAGAAGGCGCTACCCGCATTGGCACCTCTCGCGGAGTCGAGCTGCTGCGCCAGCAAAAAGAAGACCCTATCCAGTCCTAG
- a CDS encoding protoglobin domain-containing protein translates to MSLEPTEFMSKMVTRIDFSPTDRKVLQSNADWGLEIAPEMANYFYEYLGRDAEMSAILNESEGRIHRLRETFVAWFHEMFTGMDDWANAYAERRWRIGLIHVRIGIGPQHVVPAMAVVVHEAGKRAKADGKDQQLCDALSKICMVDLAFIEQAYIEVSSAAVLRETGWSEGLFRRLIATGAGAM, encoded by the coding sequence ATGAGTCTTGAGCCGACCGAGTTTATGTCTAAGATGGTGACACGCATCGACTTTAGCCCCACAGACCGAAAAGTGCTTCAGTCTAACGCCGATTGGGGTTTAGAAATTGCGCCCGAAATGGCCAACTATTTCTATGAATACCTGGGCCGCGATGCTGAAATGAGCGCCATTCTCAACGAGTCTGAAGGTAGAATCCACCGCCTGCGTGAAACTTTTGTGGCCTGGTTCCATGAAATGTTTACCGGTATGGATGACTGGGCCAATGCCTATGCCGAACGTCGCTGGCGCATTGGTTTGATTCATGTGCGCATTGGCATTGGGCCTCAGCACGTGGTGCCGGCGATGGCCGTAGTGGTGCATGAAGCGGGCAAACGAGCCAAAGCCGATGGCAAAGACCAACAGCTGTGCGATGCCCTCAGCAAAATCTGCATGGTTGACCTGGCCTTTATTGAGCAAGCCTATATCGAAGTCTCTTCGGCAGCGGTCCTGAGAGAGACCGGTTGGTCTGAGGGCCTCTTCAGACGGCTGATTGCTACCGGTGCTGGGGCAATGTAG
- a CDS encoding roadblock/LC7 domain-containing protein, which translates to MAISTEKLTNILQSFVTSTTDIQGAAVVTPDGLPLAASLPGGMDEERVSAMSAAMLSLGDRIGSELARGGIDRIFVEGDKGYGILTSCGEDAVFLVLADKAAKQGLLMLEIKRTLADLKAVLM; encoded by the coding sequence ATGGCGATTAGCACCGAAAAACTCACCAACATTTTACAAAGCTTTGTCACCTCCACTACGGATATCCAAGGGGCAGCCGTAGTTACCCCCGATGGTCTGCCTTTAGCCGCCAGTCTGCCCGGCGGCATGGATGAAGAACGGGTTTCGGCGATGTCGGCAGCCATGCTTTCCCTAGGCGATCGCATTGGTAGCGAACTGGCCCGAGGTGGTATTGACCGTATTTTCGTAGAAGGCGACAAAGGCTACGGCATTCTGACTAGCTGCGGCGAAGATGCGGTATTTCTGGTGCTGGCCGATAAGGCGGCTAAGCAGGGTCTGCTGATGCTCGAAATCAAGCGCACATTGGCTGACCTGAAAGCTGTTTTGATGTAG
- a CDS encoding GTP-binding protein, which produces MEIMRLVVTGPVGAGKSTFIRSVSEIEVVDTDRRATDEALLIKKRTTVAFDFGRLQFGPDMALHLYGTPGQSRFDFMWDILIQKAHAYILLVAAHRPHEFREARRIMMFMKQRSQVPMIIGLTHTDCPGAWDSANIALALGYPNPSRRPPVVAVNANESASVAQAVIALVQYAWESTLAPTV; this is translated from the coding sequence ATGGAAATCATGCGTTTAGTGGTCACCGGCCCCGTGGGGGCCGGCAAGTCGACCTTCATTCGATCGGTCAGCGAAATTGAGGTAGTTGATACCGACCGCCGTGCCACCGACGAGGCCCTGCTCATTAAAAAGCGCACTACCGTCGCCTTCGACTTTGGCCGCCTTCAGTTTGGCCCCGATATGGCTCTACACCTCTACGGCACCCCCGGCCAATCACGCTTTGACTTCATGTGGGACATTTTGATTCAAAAGGCCCATGCCTACATTTTGCTGGTGGCTGCCCACCGGCCCCATGAGTTTCGCGAGGCCCGCCGCATCATGATGTTCATGAAACAGCGATCGCAGGTACCCATGATCATCGGCCTCACCCATACCGACTGCCCTGGAGCCTGGGACAGCGCCAACATTGCCCTAGCCCTCGGCTACCCCAACCCCAGCCGCCGCCCTCCAGTCGTTGCCGTCAACGCCAACGAATCGGCCTCAGTAGCCCAGGCCGTCATCGCCCTGGTGCAATACGCCTGGGAAAGCACCTTAGCCCCTACCGTCTAG
- a CDS encoding DUF4388 domain-containing protein: protein MTVTGYLADFSLPELFQMLEQGSKTGLLTICTLSDQTNSDRRNHHIWFRQGQIVAAGNSLDQQGLMRLIAQRGWMGDRAVSRLAQTCQIHTPLGLCLKNQGVLNVEQIKLLFYTQVMRQVCALFALPDGWFQFDPKAPLPVSEMTGLIATATDVTLAGLRALKDWSALDAKLPDPSSALVSVVERKPNLRLNPNEWQVWEFTNGTMALKDIAQQLNLPITKAQQIAFRLIVTGLAEEMPLMAAPPPSSLVVDEAEDLEHSITADAAPVSHSFLQNLVGFLKSKV from the coding sequence ATGACTGTCACCGGATATTTAGCCGACTTCTCTCTGCCAGAGCTATTTCAAATGCTGGAGCAGGGCAGCAAGACGGGTCTGCTCACCATTTGTACCCTCAGCGATCAAACCAACAGCGATCGCCGCAACCACCACATTTGGTTTCGCCAGGGGCAAATTGTCGCGGCGGGCAACAGCCTCGACCAGCAGGGCCTCATGCGGTTGATTGCCCAGCGCGGGTGGATGGGCGATCGCGCCGTCTCTCGCCTGGCCCAGACCTGTCAGATTCATACCCCTCTGGGGCTGTGCCTCAAAAATCAGGGTGTGCTCAACGTCGAACAGATCAAGCTGCTGTTTTACACTCAGGTCATGCGTCAGGTCTGTGCTCTATTTGCCTTACCCGATGGGTGGTTTCAGTTTGACCCCAAAGCACCGCTGCCCGTCTCAGAAATGACCGGCCTAATTGCCACCGCCACCGATGTCACCCTGGCGGGGCTGCGAGCCCTCAAAGACTGGAGTGCCCTCGACGCAAAACTACCCGACCCCTCATCAGCCTTAGTTAGCGTCGTCGAGCGCAAGCCCAACCTGCGCCTCAACCCCAACGAATGGCAGGTGTGGGAGTTTACCAACGGCACAATGGCGCTCAAGGACATTGCCCAGCAGCTCAACCTGCCCATTACCAAAGCCCAGCAGATTGCCTTTCGTCTGATTGTGACGGGCTTGGCCGAAGAAATGCCGCTCATGGCTGCTCCCCCCCCCTCCTCCCTAGTTGTAGACGAGGCCGAAGACCTAGAGCACAGCATCACCGCCGATGCCGCCCCGGTCAGTCATTCGTTTTTGCAAAATTTAGTCGGTTTTCTCAAAAGCAAGGTGTAG
- a CDS encoding hemerythrin family protein, translating into MNPTTLQAFTWDDSLSTGVPMIDAHHKELIAAVNDLGLAIEHNKGASTIKKLFVFLKFYAEWHFEHEEACAAKHKCPIAEVNQQAHTTFITTFGHLHEKYQASEASEAVAREIYQQLADWLVSHILKIDTHIGRCIRSSASVS; encoded by the coding sequence ATGAACCCTACTACCCTGCAAGCCTTCACCTGGGACGACTCCCTCAGCACCGGCGTTCCGATGATTGACGCCCACCACAAAGAGCTGATTGCCGCTGTAAATGATCTAGGGCTGGCGATCGAGCACAACAAAGGAGCCAGCACCATCAAAAAGCTGTTTGTGTTCCTCAAGTTTTATGCCGAGTGGCACTTTGAGCATGAAGAAGCCTGCGCCGCTAAGCACAAATGCCCGATCGCCGAGGTCAACCAGCAGGCCCACACCACTTTTATTACGACCTTTGGCCATCTGCACGAAAAGTACCAGGCTAGCGAGGCCAGTGAAGCTGTCGCCCGAGAAATCTATCAGCAACTGGCAGACTGGCTGGTGAGCCACATCCTGAAAATTGACACCCACATTGGTCGCTGCATCCGCAGTTCAGCATCGGTCTCGTAG
- a CDS encoding mechanosensitive ion channel family protein, translating into MNPLLDRIQTSLLDLVGQFIQLLPGIVIGLVVLLLTRYAAQVAQRVVRKMTQRLVPSRSLQLLAVQVTRIGTWVLGFIIAAVVAFPDLRLGDVIGLLGLGSVAIGFAFQDIFKNFLAGILLLVEEPFRLGDQVMMCDYEGTVEAIKIRSTQLRTYTGEMVEIPNAIVFTNPVRVLTAYRSRRTDLDIGVDYTTPLPLAKQTFLAVVSRAEGVLSDPAPEVDVVGFGDSSIDFKVRYWTTPHIGDVRRIKSQVSMALKAACDEAGISIPYPIRTVHMFDQTQFNESERLTNSADVRDGAR; encoded by the coding sequence ATGAACCCGCTACTCGATCGCATTCAGACCAGCCTGCTCGATTTAGTCGGGCAGTTTATTCAGCTCCTGCCGGGGATTGTGATTGGGCTGGTGGTGCTGCTGCTAACCAGGTATGCCGCTCAGGTGGCCCAGCGAGTGGTACGCAAGATGACCCAGCGCCTAGTGCCCAGTCGCTCGCTCCAGTTACTAGCCGTGCAGGTGACTCGCATCGGTACCTGGGTCTTAGGCTTCATTATTGCGGCGGTGGTGGCGTTCCCTGACCTGCGGTTGGGGGATGTCATTGGGCTGCTGGGGCTGGGCTCGGTGGCGATCGGGTTTGCCTTTCAAGACATCTTCAAGAACTTTTTGGCGGGCATTTTGTTGCTGGTCGAAGAACCCTTTCGCTTAGGCGATCAGGTGATGATGTGCGACTACGAAGGCACGGTAGAAGCGATTAAAATTCGCTCGACCCAGCTGCGTACCTACACCGGAGAGATGGTAGAAATTCCCAATGCGATCGTATTTACCAACCCGGTGCGGGTGCTGACGGCCTATCGCAGCCGCCGTACCGACTTAGACATCGGGGTCGATTACACCACGCCCTTACCGCTGGCTAAGCAGACCTTTTTGGCCGTGGTTAGCCGTGCCGAGGGCGTACTTAGCGACCCAGCTCCCGAGGTAGATGTGGTGGGTTTTGGCGACAGCTCAATTGACTTTAAAGTGCGCTACTGGACAACGCCACACATTGGCGATGTGCGGCGGATTAAGTCTCAGGTGTCGATGGCTTTAAAGGCCGCCTGCGACGAGGCGGGCATCTCGATTCCCTACCCGATTCGTACAGTGCATATGTTTGATCAGACCCAGTTCAACGAAAGTGAGCGTCTGACCAACAGTGCTGATGTTAGAGATGGGGCTAGATAA
- a CDS encoding DUF4336 domain-containing protein — translation MMLRAIDRDLWVIEQPLRYFGLGIGTRMTVIRLAGNQLVIISPIQVSEALVNQLNELGTVAHIIAPNLYHYLFAAEFKAAYPNATFWATAGLKAKKTELAIDRAICHRQGFANAAADSPWPGLEYLFFDGFKTLGPGGPDALEEWVFYHTDSRTLILTDTAFCFDESFPWLTQLVTQIGGGYKRLSPSLLERVATTDKQPVKASVEQVLRWNFERVIVAHGRIVERDGKQQFKRGYESFLGCSLA, via the coding sequence ATGATGCTCAGAGCTATTGATCGAGATCTTTGGGTGATCGAGCAGCCGCTGCGTTACTTTGGCTTGGGCATCGGTACCCGCATGACGGTGATACGGTTGGCGGGCAATCAACTGGTGATTATTTCGCCCATTCAGGTGAGTGAGGCGCTGGTGAACCAGCTGAATGAGTTGGGAACAGTTGCCCATATCATTGCGCCCAATCTCTATCACTACCTGTTTGCCGCTGAGTTTAAAGCGGCTTACCCAAACGCGACGTTTTGGGCGACGGCGGGGCTCAAGGCTAAAAAAACAGAATTAGCGATCGATCGCGCGATTTGCCACAGGCAAGGCTTCGCCAACGCCGCCGCCGATAGTCCGTGGCCTGGCCTGGAGTACTTATTCTTTGACGGGTTCAAAACCCTTGGCCCAGGCGGTCCGGATGCCCTGGAGGAATGGGTGTTTTACCATACCGACAGCCGCACGTTGATTCTGACCGATACGGCTTTTTGTTTTGATGAAAGCTTTCCGTGGCTAACGCAGCTGGTCACGCAAATTGGCGGTGGCTACAAACGTCTGAGCCCATCGCTGCTAGAGCGCGTGGCGACAACCGATAAACAGCCGGTCAAGGCCTCGGTAGAGCAGGTTTTGCGCTGGAATTTTGAGCGGGTGATTGTGGCCCACGGCAGGATCGTAGAGCGCGACGGCAAACAGCAGTTCAAACGGGGCTATGAAAGCTTCTTGGGGTGCTCACTAGCCTGA
- a CDS encoding type 1 glutamine amidotransferase domain-containing protein: protein MAQKLTNRKVAILATDGFEQVELTDPKQALEQAGAQVHVVAPEGDSIQGWNHQDKGDKIPVDCTLDQVSASDYDALVLPGGHFNPDQLRTDNRAVQFVREFFAASKPVAAICHGPWTLIEADVVKGRTLTSWPSLKTDLRNAGAKWVDQEVVVDQGLVTSRNPKDLPAFNSKIVEEFCEGKHPAQAQSV from the coding sequence ATGGCCCAAAAACTCACTAACCGCAAAGTGGCGATCTTAGCCACCGATGGCTTTGAGCAAGTTGAGCTCACCGACCCCAAACAAGCACTAGAGCAAGCCGGTGCCCAAGTGCATGTCGTTGCCCCCGAGGGCGATTCCATTCAAGGCTGGAATCACCAGGACAAAGGTGACAAGATCCCGGTCGACTGCACCCTCGACCAGGTCAGCGCCAGCGACTACGACGCCCTGGTGCTACCGGGGGGGCACTTTAACCCAGATCAGCTCCGCACCGACAATCGCGCCGTTCAATTTGTCAGAGAATTTTTTGCCGCTAGCAAACCCGTCGCCGCCATTTGCCACGGCCCTTGGACTCTGATTGAAGCCGATGTGGTCAAGGGTCGCACGTTAACTTCCTGGCCGTCTCTCAAGACCGATCTCCGCAATGCCGGTGCTAAATGGGTTGATCAAGAGGTCGTCGTCGACCAAGGGTTAGTCACCAGCCGCAACCCGAAAGATCTACCCGCCTTCAACAGCAAAATTGTCGAGGAGTTCTGCGAGGGCAAGCACCCCGCTCAGGCGCAATCGGTTTAA
- a CDS encoding Txe/YoeB family addiction module toxin, with translation MSDRQLAWTDAAWKDYLYWQTQDKKTLKRINSLIQATKTLPFEGIGKPEPLKENLSGFWSRRIDDTHRLVYAIDDRYLTIISCRYHY, from the coding sequence ATGAGTGACCGCCAGCTAGCCTGGACTGATGCTGCTTGGAAAGATTACCTCTATTGGCAAACTCAGGATAAAAAGACCCTAAAGAGAATTAATTCGCTGATTCAGGCGACCAAAACGCTTCCCTTTGAAGGCATTGGCAAACCAGAACCTCTAAAAGAAAACCTATCCGGTTTTTGGTCGCGCCGCATCGACGATACCCATCGGCTCGTCTACGCTATAGATGATCGCTATTTGACTATTATTTCCTGTCGTTACCATTACTAG
- a CDS encoding type II toxin-antitoxin system prevent-host-death family antitoxin: MRVVTFSEARNKLKAILDQVVNDADYTVITRRDAEDAVVMSLDYFNSLLETVYLLKSPANVAHLEESIAQYRQGQTTERDLLDE; this comes from the coding sequence ATGCGAGTCGTTACCTTCAGCGAAGCCAGAAATAAGCTAAAAGCCATTCTTGACCAGGTGGTCAACGATGCCGACTACACCGTCATCACCCGGCGAGATGCGGAGGATGCCGTGGTGATGTCGCTAGACTACTTCAATAGCCTGCTAGAGACCGTCTATTTGCTCAAGTCTCCCGCGAATGTGGCCCATTTAGAAGAGTCGATCGCCCAGTACCGCCAGGGCCAAACCACGGAGCGAGACTTGCTCGATGAGTGA